In one window of Azotobacter salinestris DNA:
- the algC gene encoding phosphomannomutase/phosphoglucomutase: MNSFQKAPSLPASIFRAYDIRGVVGDSLTPEAAYWIGRAIGSESLAKGEPNVSVGRDGRLSGPELVEQLIRGVRDSGCTVSDIGMVPTPVLYYAANILAGKSGVQLTGSHNPPDYNGFKIVVAGDTLANEQIQVLRERIETGDLTAGEGRVEQVDVLERYFEQIRGDIRLPRKLKVVVDCGNGVAGVIAPRLIEALGCEVIPLFCEVDGNFPNHHPDPGKPENLEDLIAKVASEKADLGLAFDGDGDRVGVVTNSGAIIYPDQLLMLFAKDVASRNPGAEIIFDVKCTRRLTPLIKASGGRPLMWKTGHSLIKKKMKESGALLAGEMSGHVFFKERWFGFDDGIYSAARLLEILAKDSRSADQVFADFPVDLSTPEINVKVTEESKFTIIEALQRDAQWGADAEVSTLDGARVDYPKGWGLVRASNTTPVLVLRFEAESAEELQRIQEVFRAQLYNVVPDLKLPF, translated from the coding sequence ATGAACAGCTTCCAGAAAGCCCCCTCCCTGCCCGCCAGCATCTTCCGGGCCTACGACATCCGCGGCGTGGTCGGCGACAGCCTGACCCCGGAAGCCGCCTACTGGATCGGTCGCGCCATCGGTTCGGAAAGCCTGGCCAAGGGCGAGCCGAACGTCTCGGTCGGGCGCGACGGCCGTCTGTCCGGCCCGGAACTGGTCGAGCAGCTGATCCGCGGCGTGCGCGACAGCGGCTGCACCGTCAGCGACATCGGCATGGTGCCGACCCCGGTGCTCTACTACGCGGCCAACATCCTCGCCGGCAAGTCCGGCGTGCAGCTCACCGGCAGCCACAACCCGCCGGACTACAACGGCTTCAAGATCGTCGTCGCCGGCGATACCCTGGCCAACGAGCAGATCCAGGTACTGCGCGAGCGCATCGAGACCGGCGACCTGACCGCCGGCGAAGGCCGCGTCGAGCAGGTCGACGTGCTGGAGCGCTACTTCGAGCAGATCCGCGGCGATATCCGCCTGCCCCGCAAGCTGAAGGTGGTGGTCGACTGCGGCAACGGCGTCGCCGGGGTGATCGCCCCGCGCCTGATCGAGGCGCTCGGCTGCGAAGTGATCCCGCTGTTCTGCGAGGTCGACGGCAACTTCCCCAACCACCACCCGGATCCGGGCAAGCCGGAGAACCTGGAAGATCTGATCGCCAAGGTCGCCAGCGAGAAGGCCGACCTCGGCCTGGCCTTCGACGGCGACGGCGACCGCGTCGGCGTGGTGACCAACAGCGGCGCCATCATCTATCCCGATCAGCTGCTGATGCTCTTCGCCAAGGATGTGGCCTCGCGCAACCCGGGCGCCGAGATCATCTTCGACGTCAAGTGCACCCGCCGCCTGACCCCGCTGATCAAGGCCAGCGGCGGCCGTCCGCTGATGTGGAAGACCGGCCATTCGCTGATCAAGAAGAAGATGAAGGAAAGCGGCGCCCTGCTCGCCGGCGAGATGAGCGGGCACGTGTTCTTCAAGGAGCGCTGGTTCGGCTTCGACGACGGCATCTACAGCGCCGCGCGCCTGCTGGAGATCCTCGCCAAGGATTCGCGCAGCGCCGACCAGGTGTTCGCCGACTTCCCGGTCGACCTCTCCACCCCGGAGATCAACGTCAAGGTCACCGAAGAGAGCAAATTCACCATCATCGAAGCGCTGCAGCGCGACGCCCAATGGGGCGCAGACGCCGAGGTGAGCACCCTCGATGGCGCGCGCGTCGACTATCCGAAGGGCTGGGGCCTGGTCCGCGCCTCCAACACCACGCCGGTGCTGGTGCTGCGCTTCGAGGCCGAAAGCGCCGAGGAGCTGCAACGCATCCAGGAAGTGTTCCGTGCGCAGCTCTATAATGTCGTCCCGGATCTGAAGCTGCCGTTCTAA
- the gmk gene encoding guanylate kinase → MSATGTLYIISAPSGAGKTSLVKALIDALPQVRVSVSHTTRNMRPGEVEGVNYHFVDRPTFLGMLERGEFLEHAEVFGNLYGTSQLWLEQTLAEGYDLILEIDWQGAQQVRKLLPQAQSIFILPPSQEALRHRLTNRGQDSDEIIERRMREAVSEMSHYVEYDYLVINDNFAHALEDLKSIFRARQLLQETQQRRHGSLLAELLA, encoded by the coding sequence ATGTCCGCCACCGGCACCCTCTACATCATTTCCGCACCTTCCGGCGCCGGCAAGACCAGCCTGGTCAAGGCCCTGATCGACGCCCTTCCGCAGGTCCGGGTATCGGTTTCCCACACCACCCGCAACATGCGCCCGGGCGAGGTCGAAGGGGTGAACTACCACTTCGTCGACCGTCCGACCTTCCTCGGCATGCTCGAGCGGGGCGAATTCCTCGAACACGCGGAAGTCTTCGGCAATCTCTACGGCACCTCGCAGCTGTGGCTGGAACAGACCCTGGCCGAGGGCTACGACCTGATCCTGGAGATCGACTGGCAGGGCGCCCAGCAGGTCCGCAAGCTGCTGCCCCAGGCGCAATCCATCTTCATCCTGCCACCGAGCCAGGAAGCCCTGCGCCACCGGCTGACCAACCGCGGCCAGGACAGCGACGAGATCATCGAGCGACGCATGCGCGAGGCGGTCAGCGAGATGAGCCACTACGTGGAATACGACTACCTGGTCATCAACGACAACTTCGCCCACGCCCTCGAGGACCTGAAGTCGATCTTCCGCGCCCGCCAGCTGCTGCAGGAGACCCAGCAACGCCGACACGGCAGCCTGCTCGCCGAACTGCTGGCCTGA
- the rph gene encoding ribonuclease PH: MKRPSGRAPHQLRPIRITRNYTRHAEGSVLVEFGDTRVICTVSAESGVPRFLKGQGKGWLTAEYGMLPRATGERTAREASRGRQGGRTLEIQRLIGRSLRAALDMSKLGENTLYVDCDVIQADGGTRTASITGAMVALVDALAVLKRRGALKGDPLKQMVAAVSVGIYQGEPILDLDYPEDSDAETDLNVVMTDAGGFIEVQGTAEGEPFQPEELNAMLALATQGIRELFELQRAVLAD; this comes from the coding sequence ATGAAACGTCCCAGTGGCCGTGCGCCCCACCAGTTGCGTCCGATTCGTATCACCCGCAACTACACCCGGCATGCCGAGGGCTCGGTGCTGGTGGAGTTCGGCGACACCCGGGTGATCTGCACGGTCAGTGCCGAGTCCGGCGTGCCGCGTTTCCTCAAGGGCCAGGGCAAGGGCTGGCTGACTGCCGAGTACGGCATGCTGCCGCGGGCCACCGGCGAGCGTACCGCGCGCGAGGCCAGTCGGGGCCGGCAGGGCGGGCGCACCCTGGAGATCCAGCGGCTGATCGGCCGTTCGCTGCGCGCTGCGCTGGACATGAGCAAGCTGGGCGAGAACACCCTGTACGTCGACTGCGACGTGATCCAGGCCGACGGCGGCACCCGCACCGCCTCCATCACCGGCGCCATGGTGGCGCTGGTCGATGCCCTGGCGGTGCTGAAGAGGCGCGGCGCGCTGAAGGGCGATCCCCTGAAGCAGATGGTCGCGGCGGTCTCCGTGGGCATCTACCAGGGCGAGCCAATCCTGGATCTGGACTATCCCGAGGACTCCGACGCCGAGACCGACCTCAACGTGGTGATGACCGATGCCGGCGGCTTCATCGAGGTGCAGGGTACCGCCGAGGGCGAACCCTTCCAGCCGGAGGAGCTGAACGCCATGCTGGCCCTGGCCACCCAGGGCATCCGCGAGCTGTTCGAGCTGCAGCGCGCCGTGCTGGCCGACTGA
- the coaBC gene encoding bifunctional phosphopantothenoylcysteine decarboxylase/phosphopantothenate--cysteine ligase CoaBC: MQRLYRKRIVLGVGGGIAAYKSAELVRRLRDQGAEVHVVMTRGGREFITPLTLQALSGHPVHLDLLDPAAEAAMGHIELARWADLVLIAPATADLLARLAQGVADDLLTALVLATDAPVTLAPAMNQAMWRDPATQANAQTLIGRGMRLFGPAEGSQACGDVGPGRMLEPAELAQRAADCFESGRLTGRHVLITAGPTREDIDPVRYITNHSSGKMGFALAEAAAEAGARVTLVSGPVHLPTPDRVERIDVISARDMLATCEAAMPCDLLIAAAAVADYRPQAIASQKLKKDPDSDDGLILQLVRNPDILASLAQRPDRPFSVGFAAETENLLEYALRKLKAKNLDLIIANDVANPGIGFNSEENAVSVIDRAQQETRFDQTSKGKIARQLIAFIADRFDQT; encoded by the coding sequence ATGCAGCGGCTGTATCGGAAACGCATCGTCCTGGGCGTCGGCGGCGGCATCGCCGCCTACAAGAGCGCGGAGCTGGTCCGCCGCCTGCGCGACCAGGGTGCGGAAGTCCATGTGGTGATGACCCGTGGCGGACGCGAGTTCATCACCCCCCTGACCCTCCAGGCCCTGTCCGGCCATCCGGTGCATCTGGATCTGCTCGATCCGGCCGCCGAGGCGGCGATGGGCCATATCGAGCTGGCCAGGTGGGCCGATCTGGTGCTGATCGCGCCGGCTACCGCCGACCTGCTGGCGCGCCTGGCCCAGGGCGTGGCCGACGACCTGCTGACCGCCCTGGTGCTGGCCACCGACGCGCCGGTGACCCTGGCCCCGGCGATGAACCAGGCCATGTGGCGCGACCCGGCGACCCAGGCCAACGCACAGACCCTGATCGGGCGCGGCATGCGCCTGTTCGGCCCGGCCGAAGGCAGCCAGGCCTGCGGTGACGTCGGCCCGGGACGCATGCTGGAGCCCGCGGAACTCGCCCAGCGGGCCGCCGACTGCTTCGAAAGCGGCCGGCTGACTGGCCGCCATGTGCTGATCACCGCCGGACCGACCCGGGAAGACATCGACCCGGTGCGCTACATCACCAACCACAGCTCCGGCAAGATGGGCTTCGCCCTGGCCGAAGCCGCCGCCGAGGCCGGCGCCCGGGTCACCCTGGTCAGCGGCCCGGTGCACCTGCCGACGCCGGACCGGGTCGAGCGCATCGACGTGATCAGCGCCCGCGACATGCTCGCCACCTGCGAGGCGGCGATGCCCTGCGACCTCCTCATCGCCGCCGCGGCGGTGGCCGACTATCGCCCCCAGGCCATCGCTTCGCAAAAACTGAAGAAAGACCCGGACAGCGACGACGGCCTGATCCTGCAGCTGGTGCGCAATCCGGACATCCTCGCCAGCCTGGCGCAGCGCCCCGACCGCCCGTTCAGCGTCGGCTTCGCCGCCGAGACCGAAAACCTGCTGGAGTACGCACTGCGCAAGCTGAAGGCGAAGAACCTCGATCTCATCATTGCCAACGACGTGGCAAACCCCGGCATCGGCTTCAACAGCGAGGAAAACGCAGTCAGCGTGATCGACCGCGCCCAGCAGGAAACCCGCTTCGACCAGACGAGCAAGGGCAAGATCGCCCGCCAACTGATCGCTTTCATCGCCGACCGCTTCGACCAGACCTGA
- the argB gene encoding acetylglutamate kinase, which yields MTLSRDAATQVAKVLSEALPYIRRFVGKTLVIKYGGNAMESDELKTGFARDIVLMKAVGINPVVVHGGGPQIGDLLKRLSIESRFVDGMRVTDAQTMDVVEMVLGGQVNKDIVNLINRHGGSAIGLTGKDAGLIRAKKLKVTRQTPEMTQPEIIDIGQVGEVESVNTGLLNMLVQGDFIPVIAPIGVGADGASYNINADLVAGKVAEALKAEKLMLLTNIAGLMDKEGRVLTGLSTEQVDALIADGTIYGGMLPKIRCALEAVQGGVTSAHIIDGRVPNAVLLEIFTDTGVGTLITNRQG from the coding sequence ATGACCCTCAGCCGTGATGCCGCCACCCAAGTCGCCAAGGTTCTCTCCGAAGCACTGCCCTACATCCGCCGCTTCGTCGGCAAGACCCTGGTGATCAAGTACGGCGGCAACGCCATGGAGAGCGACGAGCTGAAGACCGGCTTCGCCCGCGACATCGTGCTGATGAAGGCGGTCGGCATCAATCCGGTGGTGGTGCACGGCGGCGGCCCGCAGATTGGCGACCTGCTCAAGCGCCTGTCCATCGAGAGCCGCTTCGTCGACGGCATGCGCGTCACCGATGCGCAGACCATGGATGTGGTGGAAATGGTCCTCGGCGGCCAGGTGAACAAGGACATCGTCAACCTGATCAACCGCCACGGCGGCAGCGCCATCGGCCTGACCGGCAAGGACGCCGGCCTGATCCGCGCGAAGAAGCTCAAGGTCACCCGCCAGACTCCGGAAATGACCCAGCCGGAAATCATCGACATCGGCCAGGTCGGCGAGGTCGAGTCGGTCAACACCGGATTGCTGAACATGCTGGTGCAGGGCGACTTCATTCCGGTGATCGCGCCGATCGGCGTCGGCGCCGACGGCGCCTCCTACAACATCAACGCCGACCTGGTCGCCGGCAAGGTCGCCGAGGCGCTCAAGGCCGAGAAGCTGATGCTGCTGACCAACATCGCCGGCCTGATGGACAAGGAAGGCCGGGTGCTCACCGGCCTGTCCACCGAGCAGGTCGACGCCCTGATCGCCGACGGCACCATCTACGGCGGCATGCTGCCGAAGATCCGCTGCGCCCTCGAGGCGGTCCAGGGCGGCGTGACCAGCGCGCACATCATCGATGGCCGGGTGCCCAACGCAGTGCTGCTGGAGATCTTCACCGACACCGGCGTCGGCACCCTGATCACCAACCGCCAGGGCTGA
- the radC gene encoding RadC family protein, translating to MSIRDWPAPERPREKLLEQGAPALSDAELLAIFLRTGVAGQSAVDLARHLLNDFGSLRALLEADRASFSRRLGLGPAKFAQLQAVLEMSRRHLAERLRRDPALESPQAVRDYLKARLRHEPHEIFGCLFLDAKHRVLAFEALFHGTVDGASVYPRQVVKRALAHNAAALILTHNHPSGVAEPSQADRSLTLRLKEALALVDVRVLDHFIVGDGEPLSMAEHGWL from the coding sequence ATGAGCATTCGGGACTGGCCGGCGCCGGAGCGGCCGCGGGAAAAACTGCTGGAACAGGGGGCGCCGGCACTGAGCGATGCCGAGCTGCTGGCGATCTTTCTGCGCACCGGGGTCGCCGGGCAGAGTGCGGTGGACTTGGCCCGTCATCTGCTGAACGACTTCGGCAGCCTGCGTGCCCTGCTCGAGGCCGACCGCGCCTCGTTCAGCCGGCGCCTCGGCCTCGGCCCGGCCAAGTTCGCCCAGTTGCAGGCGGTGCTGGAAATGTCGCGCCGCCATCTGGCCGAGCGCCTGCGCCGCGATCCGGCGCTGGAGAGTCCGCAGGCGGTGCGCGACTACCTGAAGGCGCGTCTGCGCCACGAACCCCACGAGATCTTCGGCTGCCTGTTCCTCGACGCCAAGCACCGGGTGCTGGCCTTCGAGGCGCTGTTCCACGGCACCGTCGACGGCGCCAGCGTCTATCCGCGCCAGGTGGTCAAGCGCGCCCTGGCCCACAACGCCGCCGCGCTGATCCTCACCCACAACCACCCCTCCGGCGTCGCCGAGCCGAGCCAGGCGGACCGCAGCCTGACCCTGCGACTGAAGGAGGCGCTGGCGCTGGTCGACGTGCGGGTGCTCGATCATTTCATCGTTGGCGACGGCGAGCCGCTGTCCATGGCCGAGCACGGCTGGCTGTAG
- a CDS encoding exodeoxyribonuclease III yields the protein MRIISVNVNGIQAAVERGLLSWLQAQNADVICLQDTRASAFELDDPTYQLDGYFLYASEAEIPSQGGVALYSRLQPKAVIGGLGFETADRYGRYLQADFDKVSIASLLLPSGQGGDENLNQKFKFMDDFAHYLDKQRRKRREYIYCGSLYVAHQKQDVKNWRDCQQLPGFLAPERAWMDQIVGHMGYVDALRETSREGDLYSWWPDSEQAEMLNLGWRFDYQLLTPGMRRFVRNARLPRQPRFSQHAPLIVDYDWLLSL from the coding sequence ATGCGGATCATCAGTGTAAACGTCAATGGTATTCAGGCTGCCGTCGAGCGTGGCCTGCTCAGCTGGCTGCAAGCCCAGAATGCCGACGTGATCTGCCTGCAGGATACCCGCGCCTCCGCCTTCGAACTGGACGATCCGACCTACCAGCTGGACGGCTACTTTCTTTATGCCAGCGAGGCGGAAATCCCCAGCCAGGGGGGAGTCGCACTCTATTCGCGGCTGCAGCCCAAGGCGGTGATCGGCGGCCTCGGCTTCGAGACGGCCGATCGCTACGGGCGCTACCTGCAGGCGGACTTCGACAAGGTCAGCATCGCCAGCCTGCTGTTGCCCAGCGGGCAGGGCGGCGACGAAAACCTGAACCAGAAGTTCAAGTTCATGGACGACTTCGCCCATTATCTGGACAAGCAGCGGCGCAAGCGTCGCGAGTACATCTACTGTGGCTCGCTGTACGTGGCACACCAGAAGCAGGACGTGAAGAACTGGCGCGACTGCCAGCAACTGCCCGGCTTCCTGGCGCCGGAGCGCGCCTGGATGGACCAGATCGTCGGCCACATGGGCTACGTGGATGCCCTGCGGGAAACCAGCCGCGAGGGCGACCTCTACAGCTGGTGGCCGGACAGCGAACAGGCGGAGATGCTCAATCTCGGCTGGCGCTTCGACTATCAGCTGCTGACCCCGGGCATGCGCCGCTTCGTGCGCAACGCCCGCCTGCCCCGGCAGCCGCGCTTCTCCCAGCACGCCCCGCTGATCGTCGACTACGACTGGCTGCTGAGCCTGTAA
- a CDS encoding DUF4870 domain-containing protein, giving the protein MHSPLLVPLPDPQARRWAMLCHYAAFFWFLAPLVGNVLGPLIVWQLQKDRDPFVDWHGKEALNFQITYSILMMLCGALAWIFIGFPLMLLVNLTTLVLVVIAGIRANAGEAWRYPFCLRLVK; this is encoded by the coding sequence ATGCATTCGCCGCTGCTCGTCCCGCTGCCCGATCCCCAGGCCCGCCGCTGGGCGATGCTCTGCCACTACGCGGCGTTCTTCTGGTTCTTGGCGCCGCTGGTCGGCAACGTACTGGGGCCGCTGATCGTCTGGCAACTGCAGAAGGACCGCGACCCCTTCGTCGACTGGCACGGCAAGGAAGCGCTCAACTTCCAGATCACCTACAGCATCCTGATGATGCTCTGCGGCGCGCTGGCCTGGATCTTCATCGGTTTCCCGCTGATGCTGCTGGTCAATCTGACGACGCTGGTGCTGGTGGTCATCGCCGGCATCCGGGCGAATGCCGGCGAGGCCTGGCGTTATCCCTTCTGTCTGCGTCTGGTGAAGTGA
- the pyrE gene encoding orotate phosphoribosyltransferase, whose amino-acid sequence MQAYQREFIRFAIERGVLRFGEFTLKSGRTSPYFFNAGLFNSGLALARLGRFYAAALVDSGIPFDVLFGPAYKGIPLAAATAVALAEHHGRDLPWCFNRKEAKDHGEGGTLVGAPLAGRVLIVDDVITAGTAIREVMQIIQGQGAQAAGVLIALNRQERGQGALSAIQEVERDFAMPVVSIASLSDVLEYLAEDAELKRHLPAVEAYRAQYGI is encoded by the coding sequence ATGCAGGCCTATCAGCGCGAATTCATTCGTTTCGCCATCGAGCGCGGTGTGCTGCGCTTCGGCGAGTTCACCCTCAAGTCGGGGCGGACCAGTCCCTATTTCTTCAATGCCGGGTTGTTCAACAGCGGTCTGGCGCTGGCGCGGCTGGGGCGCTTCTATGCCGCGGCCCTGGTCGACAGCGGCATTCCCTTCGACGTGCTGTTCGGCCCGGCCTACAAGGGCATTCCGCTGGCCGCGGCGACCGCGGTGGCGCTGGCCGAACACCATGGCCGCGATCTTCCCTGGTGCTTCAACCGCAAGGAGGCCAAGGATCACGGCGAGGGCGGCACCCTGGTCGGTGCGCCCCTGGCCGGCCGGGTGCTGATCGTCGATGACGTGATCACCGCCGGCACGGCGATCCGCGAGGTGATGCAGATCATCCAGGGCCAGGGTGCCCAGGCGGCCGGCGTGCTGATCGCGCTGAACCGGCAGGAGCGCGGTCAGGGTGCGCTGTCGGCGATCCAGGAGGTCGAGCGCGACTTCGCCATGCCGGTGGTCAGCATCGCCTCCCTCTCCGACGTGCTGGAGTATCTGGCCGAAGATGCCGAACTCAAGCGCCATCTGCCGGCCGTGGAAGCCTACCGCGCGCAATACGGCATTTGA
- the dut gene encoding dUTP diphosphatase gives MHSLQAKILDPRLGSDYPLPAYATAGSAGLDLRAMLQEELTLEPGQTTLIPTGLAIHIGDPNLAALILPRSGLGHKHGIVLGNLVGLIDSDYQGELMVSCWNRGQSTFRIAVGERIAQLVLVPVVQAHLQLVEAFDESQRGAGGFGHSGSQ, from the coding sequence ATGCACAGCCTTCAAGCCAAGATTCTCGATCCCCGCCTAGGCAGCGACTATCCGCTGCCGGCCTATGCCACCGCCGGCTCCGCCGGCCTCGACCTGCGCGCCATGCTTCAGGAGGAACTGACCCTGGAGCCGGGGCAGACCACCCTGATTCCCACTGGACTGGCCATCCACATCGGCGATCCGAACCTGGCCGCGCTGATCCTGCCGCGCTCGGGGCTCGGCCACAAGCACGGCATCGTCCTCGGCAACCTGGTCGGCCTGATCGACTCCGATTACCAGGGCGAACTCATGGTTTCCTGCTGGAACCGCGGCCAGAGCACCTTCCGCATCGCGGTCGGCGAGCGCATCGCCCAGCTGGTGCTGGTGCCGGTGGTGCAGGCGCACCTCCAGTTGGTCGAGGCGTTCGACGAGAGCCAGCGTGGTGCTGGCGGATTCGGTCATTCGGGCAGCCAGTGA
- a CDS encoding DUF3360 family protein, whose product MTDYNEISYRDLHRPKECFASRSEYLDHELKIMAPKRWRVNLPFRDYRFELEDWVPAMAATIGKIVMVAAVAGAFAAPLGLGDAFVIENVRYEMLIVALLFVILFSGILNPTANLAGTHGPLIPLIPLIMAAGGHPMAFGIMVGVLGFMLGILKGGSLMARLTSDGVCGGLLLYLGFIGIVGQIKKLFAWAEGFDMAYIAFVVVFATIVLYAYLEHVRLRWLAIPLGCALAAVIAFALGAPFEFKTEPGIPNLNPAYWWGETTGWQMGLPNMEHFLAVAPFAILAVAMWSPDFLGHRVFQELNYPKGSDRVLMNIDDTMCVAAARQIVGTSLGGGNLASSWGTYMVPAAIAKRPIPAGAILTGLLCIVAAIWGYPMDLAVWPPVLSVALLVGVYLPLLEAGMQMTREGKTSQSAAVVIFSSALVNPAFGWSLTMLLDNLGLIGDKERGQAMGAVHRWIIPSVVFLLLTGILAAIGQIPGIPALL is encoded by the coding sequence ATGACTGATTACAATGAGATAAGTTATCGCGATCTACATAGGCCAAAGGAATGCTTCGCGTCGCGATCGGAATACCTGGATCACGAACTGAAGATCATGGCGCCGAAGCGCTGGCGAGTGAACCTGCCGTTCCGCGATTACCGCTTCGAGCTGGAGGACTGGGTTCCGGCGATGGCCGCGACCATCGGCAAGATCGTGATGGTCGCCGCCGTGGCCGGTGCCTTCGCCGCCCCCCTGGGCCTTGGCGATGCCTTCGTGATCGAGAACGTTCGCTATGAGATGCTGATCGTCGCGCTGCTGTTCGTGATCCTCTTCTCCGGCATCCTCAACCCGACGGCCAACCTGGCCGGTACCCATGGCCCCCTGATTCCCCTGATTCCGCTGATCATGGCCGCTGGCGGCCACCCGATGGCCTTCGGCATCATGGTCGGCGTGCTGGGCTTCATGCTGGGGATATTGAAGGGCGGCAGCCTGATGGCGCGTCTGACCAGCGACGGGGTCTGCGGCGGCCTGCTGCTGTATCTCGGCTTCATCGGCATCGTCGGCCAGATCAAGAAGCTGTTCGCCTGGGCCGAAGGTTTCGACATGGCGTACATCGCCTTCGTGGTGGTTTTCGCCACCATTGTGCTGTATGCCTATCTGGAGCACGTCAGGCTGCGCTGGCTGGCCATTCCCCTGGGTTGCGCTTTGGCGGCGGTAATCGCCTTTGCCCTGGGAGCGCCCTTCGAGTTCAAGACCGAGCCGGGCATTCCCAACCTGAATCCGGCCTACTGGTGGGGTGAGACCACCGGCTGGCAGATGGGCCTGCCGAACATGGAACATTTCCTGGCCGTCGCTCCCTTCGCCATCCTCGCCGTGGCCATGTGGTCCCCGGACTTCCTGGGCCACCGGGTCTTCCAGGAGCTGAACTACCCGAAAGGCTCCGACCGGGTGCTGATGAACATCGACGACACCATGTGCGTCGCTGCGGCGCGCCAGATTGTCGGCACCTCCCTGGGTGGTGGCAACCTGGCTTCCTCCTGGGGTACCTACATGGTACCGGCGGCCATCGCCAAGCGGCCGATCCCGGCCGGCGCCATCCTGACCGGTCTGCTCTGCATCGTGGCCGCGATCTGGGGCTACCCGATGGACCTGGCGGTCTGGCCGCCGGTGCTGAGCGTGGCGCTGCTGGTCGGCGTCTACCTGCCGTTGCTGGAAGCCGGCATGCAGATGACCCGCGAGGGCAAGACCTCCCAGTCTGCGGCCGTGGTGATCTTCTCCTCGGCGCTGGTGAACCCGGCCTTCGGCTGGTCGCTGACCATGCTGCTGGACAACCTGGGCCTGATCGGTGACAAGGAACGTGGACAGGCGATGGGCGCCGTGCACCGCTGGATCATCCCGTCCGTCGTGTTCCTGCTGCTGACCGGCATCCTGGCAGCCATCGGCCAGATCCCGGGCATTCCGGCACTGCTGTAA
- a CDS encoding YicC/YloC family endoribonuclease, whose product MAHSMTAFARAERAGAHGTLSWELRSVNHRYLEPHLRLPEAFLDLEGALRDALRQALSRGKVECTLRFDEGSAGQPLQIDREHANQLVAAAEGIAALIRQPAPINPLDVLAWPGVLVANATDHQTLGAEALSLFDEALAQLKAGRGREGAELARLLEERLDAMLKEVESLRQLVPQMLANQRQKILDRFRDAQLELDPQRLEQELVLLAQKSDAAEELDRLCTHIAEVRRVLKDGGTVGRRLDFLMQELNREANTLGSKAFDPRSTQTAVNLKVLIEQMREQVQNIE is encoded by the coding sequence ATGGCGCACAGCATGACTGCCTTCGCCCGCGCCGAGCGGGCCGGCGCCCACGGCACCCTGAGCTGGGAGCTGCGCTCGGTCAATCATCGCTATCTCGAACCGCACCTGCGTCTGCCGGAGGCCTTCCTCGACCTCGAAGGCGCCCTGCGCGACGCCCTGCGTCAGGCGCTGTCCCGTGGCAAGGTCGAATGCACCCTGCGCTTCGACGAGGGCAGCGCCGGACAGCCGCTGCAGATCGACCGCGAGCATGCCAACCAGTTGGTGGCCGCCGCCGAAGGCATCGCCGCCCTGATCCGCCAGCCGGCGCCGATCAACCCCCTCGACGTGCTGGCCTGGCCCGGCGTGCTGGTCGCCAACGCAACCGATCACCAGACCCTCGGCGCGGAAGCCCTGAGCCTGTTCGACGAGGCCCTGGCCCAGCTCAAGGCCGGCCGCGGCCGCGAAGGTGCAGAGCTGGCCCGACTGCTCGAGGAGCGCCTGGACGCCATGCTCAAGGAGGTCGAGAGCCTGCGCCAGCTGGTGCCGCAGATGCTCGCCAACCAACGCCAGAAGATCCTCGATCGCTTCCGCGACGCGCAGCTGGAACTGGATCCGCAGCGTCTCGAACAGGAGCTGGTGCTGCTCGCCCAGAAGAGCGACGCGGCCGAGGAGCTGGATCGTCTCTGCACCCACATCGCCGAAGTCCGCCGCGTACTCAAGGACGGTGGCACGGTCGGCCGCCGGCTGGACTTCCTGATGCAGGAACTCAACCGCGAAGCCAACACTCTTGGCTCCAAGGCCTTCGACCCCCGCTCCACGCAGACCGCGGTCAACCTCAAGGTACTGATCGAGCAGATGCGCGAGCAGGTGCAGAACATCGAGTGA